Proteins from a genomic interval of Leptospiraceae bacterium:
- a CDS encoding nucleotidyltransferase domain-containing protein, giving the protein MNPILVQTISDYFRDKKINKAYLFGSFAKGLEKDTSDIDILVELSESIGFMKLIQYKLDLEDQLHRKFDLVTPASISPLIFPLIQKDWKLIYERK; this is encoded by the coding sequence ATGAATCCAATCCTTGTTCAGACTATTTCAGATTATTTTAGAGATAAAAAAATAAACAAGGCATATCTCTTTGGTTCATTCGCAAAAGGATTAGAAAAGGATACAAGCGACATAGATATATTAGTCGAACTAAGTGAATCTATTGGCTTTATGAAACTTATACAATACAAATTGGATTTAGAAGATCAGTTACATAGGAAATTTGATTTAGTAACGCCTGCATCCATTTCTCCGCTCATATTTCCGTTAATTCAAAAAGATTGGAAGCTCATTTATGAACGAAAATGA
- a CDS encoding DUF86 domain-containing protein produces MEDIESFVTTINREEFLRNRLVHSAVVRQFEIIGEAAGSLSEETQKQYNHVPWRIMKNFRNVLIHQYFGVDYNEVYTVIESELPSLKSDIQWILSNS; encoded by the coding sequence ATGGAAGACATTGAATCATTTGTAACAACCATTAACAGAGAAGAATTTCTACGGAATAGGTTAGTTCATAGCGCAGTAGTAAGACAGTTCGAAATTATAGGCGAAGCGGCAGGCTCTCTTTCAGAAGAAACGCAGAAGCAATACAATCATGTTCCATGGAGGATAATGAAGAATTTCCGCAATGTTTTAATTCATCAATACTTTGGAGTCGATTATAATGAAGTTTATACAGTAATCGAAAGTGAATTGCCATCGTTGAAAAGCGATATTCAGTGGATACTAAGCAATAGCTGA
- a CDS encoding histidine kinase, giving the protein MKISDLISKKLNMLGTLFAFTVISIIPFLLLVYFHSYFYRIFDIQSYLIVHNLIEFFSAIVSFSIFGIGWYSYDQSKNQHSLFLSVSFLTIGMIDLMHTLGYLGMPNLITPNSENKSSQFWIVARFLSAVSFLLSAYIYRYRNISFLSRKNLMVFSIIFSFLVFITVTFFQDELPATFIKGIGLTSVKKNSEYLIIFLYILATIVYIKRIWKTNDLSIFFFPFAFILCIIREFIFTTYESVFDTYNLLGHLYKIICTYIIYRAVFVSSVYVPYNELKNEVSEHLLSKEKITKSLKEKETLIRELYHRTKNTLHFIQSLIHLQAHEFNSNNEIKVLVKKTDKRIQSVALVQEMLYKSKDLSNINSREYIEELTGMILKGYHLENDKVILQLELDDQNILLDTAIPFGLIINELMTNTLNYAFPKDQKGVISLHLKNQDGIINFIYSDNGIGLPEAFDFRNQSSLGAKLIHILGEDQMKGNILIESIQGFSFQLNFPLNLYHARV; this is encoded by the coding sequence ATGAAGATTTCCGATTTAATTTCCAAGAAATTGAATATGCTCGGGACTCTCTTTGCTTTCACTGTCATTTCCATTATTCCTTTTTTACTACTGGTTTATTTTCACTCTTATTTCTATCGCATTTTCGATATTCAATCTTATTTAATCGTTCATAATTTAATTGAATTCTTTAGTGCAATTGTTTCATTTTCTATCTTCGGAATCGGTTGGTATTCTTATGATCAATCCAAAAATCAGCATTCCCTTTTTTTGAGTGTCTCATTTTTAACAATAGGAATGATAGATTTAATGCATACGCTTGGATACTTAGGAATGCCAAACTTAATCACTCCGAATTCTGAAAACAAATCATCTCAGTTTTGGATTGTGGCGAGATTTTTATCGGCGGTTAGCTTCCTGTTAAGTGCTTATATTTATAGGTACAGAAATATTTCCTTTCTCTCAAGAAAAAACCTGATGGTGTTTTCAATTATTTTCTCTTTTCTTGTTTTCATAACTGTAACCTTTTTCCAAGATGAACTGCCTGCTACTTTTATTAAAGGAATAGGACTAACATCGGTTAAAAAAAATTCCGAATACCTAATTATTTTTCTCTATATTTTGGCGACTATCGTTTATATAAAAAGAATTTGGAAAACAAATGATCTTTCTATTTTCTTCTTTCCTTTTGCATTTATTCTATGCATTATTAGAGAATTTATTTTTACCACTTACGAAAGTGTATTCGATACCTATAATTTATTAGGTCACCTATACAAGATTATTTGCACTTACATTATTTATAGAGCTGTGTTTGTGTCTTCCGTTTACGTGCCTTATAATGAACTGAAAAATGAAGTTTCCGAGCATCTCCTATCAAAGGAAAAAATAACAAAATCGTTGAAAGAAAAGGAAACCCTCATTCGTGAACTTTACCATCGCACCAAAAACACACTTCATTTCATTCAAAGTCTCATCCATTTACAAGCACATGAATTCAATTCGAACAATGAAATCAAAGTATTAGTGAAAAAAACTGACAAAAGAATTCAATCAGTAGCCCTTGTGCAAGAAATGTTATATAAATCGAAAGATTTGTCTAACATCAATAGCAGAGAATATATTGAGGAGCTGACAGGAATGATTTTGAAAGGATACCATCTTGAAAATGACAAAGTAATTTTGCAATTGGAACTGGACGATCAAAACATCTTGCTAGATACCGCGATTCCATTTGGGCTGATCATAAATGAATTGATGACCAATACCTTGAATTATGCATTTCCTAAAGATCAGAAAGGCGTTATCTCCCTTCACCTAAAAAATCAAGATGGGATAATTAATTTTATCTATTCTGATAATGGAATTGGTCTCCCTGAGGCTTTCGATTTTAGAAATCAATCAAGTCTTGGCGCGAAACTGATTCATATATTAGGCGAAGATCAGATGAAAGGAAATATTTTGATAGAATCTATTCAAGGATTTTCTTTTCAATTAAACTTTCCCCTAAATTTATATCATGCAAGAGTGTAG
- a CDS encoding response regulator translates to MNNPTKILIVEDEVINAMFIKLQLVKNEFQVCNCVTTGEEAIESSISDMPDVILMDIGLASDMDGVTAAEHIQSKQDIPIIFLSAFKTEAIQERTSQIKPGIFLDKPVDISKLITVLKLLK, encoded by the coding sequence ATGAATAATCCAACGAAAATTCTGATTGTTGAAGATGAAGTAATTAACGCGATGTTTATTAAACTTCAACTTGTGAAAAATGAATTTCAAGTTTGCAATTGTGTTACGACTGGCGAGGAGGCAATCGAATCATCCATTTCAGATATGCCTGATGTGATCTTAATGGACATTGGGCTTGCGAGTGATATGGATGGGGTAACAGCGGCGGAGCACATCCAATCAAAACAGGATATCCCAATTATTTTTCTCTCTGCTTTCAAAACAGAAGCAATTCAAGAACGTACCTCACAAATAAAGCCTGGTATATTTTTGGATAAACCTGTAGATATAAGTAAGCTTATAACAGTGTTAAAGTTATTGAAATAA
- a CDS encoding DUF1554 domain-containing protein: MRCFERNGVKFSSPTNGGDGTDWVFTANTQYFRAGDNAFIGTTTANRIFTLPLTNAFSTAGGFSWTYISIEWVSLEIGFAPPGLKCLEWTSSAGGDSGLIANPDNTGTGVLWNNTSQTCNNSHHLICVQQ; this comes from the coding sequence ATGAGATGTTTTGAACGAAACGGGGTAAAATTTAGCTCTCCAACAAACGGAGGCGATGGGACAGATTGGGTTTTTACGGCAAATACACAATATTTTCGAGCAGGGGATAATGCATTTATTGGGACAACAACTGCGAATCGTATCTTTACATTGCCATTGACTAATGCATTCTCGACTGCTGGTGGCTTTTCTTGGACCTATATTTCTATTGAATGGGTATCATTAGAAATTGGCTTTGCTCCTCCAGGGCTCAAGTGTCTGGAATGGACCTCATCTGCAGGGGGAGATTCAGGATTAATCGCAAATCCCGATAATACGGGCACAGGTGTTTTATGGAACAATACCAGTCAGACTTGTAATAACTCTCATCATTTGATTTGTGTTCAGCAATAG
- a CDS encoding antitoxin, with protein sequence MTTKLTLSIEKDIIENAKIYAERHSKSLSRLIQDYLESISKTDRDEISRSIPPITKELAGILKGKKQINFREDITSYLEKKYK encoded by the coding sequence ATGACTACGAAATTAACTTTATCTATTGAGAAAGATATTATCGAGAATGCTAAAATTTATGCAGAAAGGCATAGCAAAAGTCTATCTCGCTTAATTCAAGATTACTTGGAAAGCATTTCGAAAACTGATAGAGACGAGATCTCACGCTCTATTCCCCCTATAACAAAAGAACTAGCTGGAATTTTAAAGGGCAAAAAACAAATCAATTTCAGGGAAGATATTACATCTTATTTGGAAAAGAAATATAAGTGA
- a CDS encoding PIN domain-containing protein, translating into MKPKVYLDTDILMDYLYAREPFFKDSVEIISLIESGKIKGYISSLIIWNLYYLLTKALGEKSGRDKIKKFRSLIDIIAIDGKIIDMGLNSKMKDFEDAIQYYAAKSEGVKYLVTRNKKDYLSQGLTVLTPKELLHTLKEIL; encoded by the coding sequence GTGAAGCCAAAAGTTTATTTAGATACAGACATTTTAATGGACTATCTCTACGCAAGAGAACCGTTCTTTAAAGATTCCGTTGAAATTATATCGCTTATTGAATCCGGGAAAATCAAAGGTTATATATCTTCCTTGATCATTTGGAATTTATATTATCTATTAACAAAAGCCCTGGGCGAAAAATCAGGACGAGATAAAATTAAAAAATTTCGATCGCTTATAGATATAATTGCAATTGATGGAAAGATCATTGACATGGGTTTGAATTCCAAGATGAAAGACTTTGAAGATGCAATTCAATATTACGCCGCTAAATCCGAAGGAGTAAAGTATCTTGTAACTCGAAATAAAAAAGATTATCTCTCCCAAGGGTTAACAGTTCTTACCCCCAAAGAATTGTTACATACTCTTAAAGAGATTTTATAA